In one window of candidate division KSB1 bacterium DNA:
- a CDS encoding STAS domain-containing protein, producing the protein MLDVKTKSEDSVTIIEIDGEVDLYSSPALRKALLEMTKAQNKAILVDLAKVKYMDSSGVATLVEALQQVGKYEGKLKLANLRDAVKNVFVLSRLDKVFDIYESIEDAKENF; encoded by the coding sequence ATGTTAGACGTAAAAACCAAAAGCGAGGATTCTGTTACTATAATAGAAATTGATGGCGAGGTAGACCTGTATTCGTCACCTGCTTTACGCAAGGCACTTCTGGAAATGACCAAGGCTCAAAATAAAGCCATCCTTGTAGATTTGGCAAAAGTAAAATACATGGACAGTTCCGGAGTTGCGACCCTGGTGGAGGCTTTGCAGCAAGTCGGCAAATATGAAGGCAAACTGAAATTAGCAAATTTGCGAGACGCGGTTAAGAACGTCTTTGTGCTTAGTAGATTAGACAAAGTATTTGATATATATGAATCAATTGAAGATGCAAAGGAAAATTTTTGA
- a CDS encoding PP2C family protein-serine/threonine phosphatase produces MYLHCFTMAEYEQGNILSSPEGSEDLSKELAYLRSKVSDLSSLIETSIIINSTLELDALIRLVMEKAQSVMKAAASSVMLLNDEGDSLECTVALGEVGEQVKKIQLKIGEGIAGWVALHGKPQIIPDVSDDSRFSSKTDSSTGFQTKSILAAPLMVKNKVIGVAEVINRLDGKPFDNDDLDLFSTFCRQVAMAIENTRMHKLQMEQQRLQHELESARIIQESFMPEILPDLVNSQFSIAAKSLPAAMVGGDLYDFIQFDSHTLGIAVGDVTGKGVPAALYMARLVSDFRQHAQRSRLPSAVFKSLNRLLVERSRRGMFVTMQYGILNSEDGKFMYSNAGHIPYIKMSSKRKIELLSGAKTIPLGIAPELEFEETSVQLKKGDFLVSITDGIIEAKNSAGEEYSLNRTLELLSKSKGTAEEIVESLIKDVQVFAKGTDQHDDLTVLAMHWN; encoded by the coding sequence ATGTACTTACATTGCTTCACTATGGCAGAATATGAGCAGGGAAATATTTTATCCTCTCCCGAAGGTTCAGAGGATTTATCAAAGGAACTTGCCTACCTGCGTTCCAAAGTTTCAGATCTCTCAAGCTTAATTGAAACCAGTATTATTATCAATTCCACGCTCGAATTAGATGCGCTGATTAGACTTGTTATGGAAAAAGCCCAGAGCGTTATGAAAGCGGCAGCCAGCTCCGTGATGCTGCTCAATGACGAAGGAGACAGTTTAGAATGTACCGTTGCGTTGGGGGAGGTAGGGGAACAAGTCAAGAAAATACAGTTAAAGATCGGCGAGGGAATCGCCGGCTGGGTGGCCTTGCACGGTAAACCGCAAATTATCCCTGACGTTTCAGACGACTCGAGATTTTCCTCGAAGACAGATAGCTCAACTGGATTTCAGACAAAATCTATTCTGGCAGCTCCTTTAATGGTTAAAAATAAAGTTATTGGCGTTGCGGAGGTAATCAACCGCCTCGATGGTAAGCCTTTTGACAATGACGACTTGGATTTGTTTTCTACTTTTTGCCGTCAGGTGGCCATGGCAATCGAGAATACTCGGATGCACAAGCTGCAAATGGAGCAGCAGCGGCTGCAGCATGAGCTGGAATCGGCCAGGATAATTCAGGAAAGTTTCATGCCGGAAATTCTTCCCGATTTGGTAAACTCACAGTTTTCAATTGCAGCCAAAAGTTTGCCTGCCGCAATGGTTGGAGGCGACCTCTACGATTTTATTCAATTTGACAGCCACACACTTGGGATTGCTGTGGGTGACGTGACCGGAAAAGGCGTGCCGGCGGCGCTTTACATGGCCAGACTGGTTAGCGATTTTCGACAACATGCCCAGCGGTCCAGGTTGCCCTCGGCTGTTTTCAAATCGCTGAACAGATTGCTGGTCGAGAGAAGCCGCCGGGGAATGTTCGTTACGATGCAGTATGGAATATTGAATTCTGAAGACGGCAAGTTTATGTACTCAAATGCCGGACACATCCCGTATATTAAAATGAGTTCTAAACGTAAAATTGAATTGCTTTCAGGCGCCAAAACGATTCCTCTGGGTATTGCTCCTGAGTTGGAGTTCGAAGAAACCTCGGTTCAATTAAAAAAAGGCGATTTTCTCGTGTCCATTACGGACGGAATTATTGAGGCGAAAAACAGCGCCGGAGAAGAATATTCTTTAAACCGAACATTAGAACTGCTCTCCAAATCCAAAGGAACTGCTGAAGAGATTGTAGAATCTTTAATAAAGGATGTTCAAGTTTTTGCCAAAGGGACAGACCAGCATGATGATCTCACAGTTCTGGCAATGCACTGGAATTAA
- a CDS encoding ATP-binding protein, with amino-acid sequence MNEIEIKLPSDPQFLKIIRSGISHISKICGFSNEESNAVTIAVDEAASNIIKHTYNGAKNELIVVNFRILEDRLEVVLRDFGEKVDPKTIKSRDLNEIRPGGLGVHLIKSTMDVVNYDNSFEVGNQLTMVKYFPGKKEK; translated from the coding sequence TTGAATGAAATTGAGATAAAACTGCCGAGTGATCCTCAATTTTTGAAAATAATTCGAAGCGGGATCTCCCATATAAGTAAAATCTGTGGCTTTTCCAACGAAGAATCTAACGCCGTCACAATCGCTGTCGATGAAGCCGCTTCCAATATAATCAAGCATACATACAACGGCGCAAAAAATGAATTGATCGTTGTCAATTTCAGAATCCTTGAAGATAGGTTGGAAGTTGTCTTGCGGGATTTTGGCGAAAAAGTGGATCCGAAAACAATTAAGTCAAGAGACCTGAATGAAATACGGCCAGGTGGCCTGGGAGTTCATCTCATAAAAAGTACAATGGATGTAGTTAACTATGACAATTCCTTTGAAGTTGGGAATCAGCTCACAATGGTTAAGTATTTTCCGGGGAAGAAGGAGAAATAA